Proteins encoded in a region of the Dorea longicatena genome:
- a CDS encoding RNA-binding protein — MNKEESMLQKRLVELSRLAYNRGIVIFSDFLNLNELNILHTTPKDMFLSQYKTYGGYDLSERQMAVFLPDALYYDYEYPIQIIEVTPSSKRFAEDLTHRDYLGALMNLGIERSKVGDIIVEDQKGLIFVKEELAEYIADNLTVVRHTNVNTSIGKGVKVDYEPRFEELKGTVSSIRLDSVLALAYPLSRSKITAQIEAGKVFVNGKLITSNGYRLKDNDIISVRKMGRIAYDGILSETKKGRYLISVRKYI; from the coding sequence ATGAATAAAGAAGAAAGTATGTTACAGAAACGTCTGGTGGAACTCTCCAGACTGGCATATAACAGAGGGATTGTTATATTTTCCGACTTTCTTAATTTGAATGAATTAAATATTCTTCATACCACACCAAAAGACATGTTTTTATCTCAGTATAAAACTTATGGTGGATATGACTTATCAGAGCGTCAGATGGCTGTTTTTCTACCTGATGCTCTTTATTATGATTATGAATATCCCATTCAGATTATAGAAGTCACTCCGTCAAGCAAAAGATTTGCCGAAGATCTTACACACAGGGATTATCTTGGAGCACTTATGAATCTTGGCATCGAGCGCTCCAAAGTTGGAGATATTATTGTTGAAGATCAGAAAGGATTGATTTTTGTCAAAGAAGAACTCGCTGAATATATTGCAGATAATCTGACTGTGGTTCGTCATACGAACGTAAATACCTCCATAGGAAAAGGGGTTAAAGTAGATTATGAACCAAGATTTGAAGAGCTGAAAGGAACCGTATCTTCCATTCGTCTGGACAGTGTACTTGCTCTTGCCTATCCACTTTCCAGAAGTAAGATTACTGCACAGATTGAAGCCGGAAAAGTCTTTGTAAATGGAAAACTTATCACGAGTAACGGTTATCGTTTAAAAGACAATGATATTATCTCTGTAAGGAAAATGGGACGTATTGCATATGATGGTATTCTCTCAGAAACAAAAAAGGGACGCTACCTGATCTCTGTACGCAAATACATTTAG
- a CDS encoding HlyD family efflux transporter periplasmic adaptor subunit, translating into MAANITSSNIKVYQKKKHLNIGIVIFGVIFIYLLVTVLMYLTAKHISVYEVREGSIVKDTSYTGLAIRNETVVHSKGKGYVNYFISEGNKVGAKTQVYSLSDQKLQFETNTNNTQKLTSSEQSAISQKTQTFCENYTDGTFGDVYTLKNNISGVLEGKSNQNRQTQIAALTESDLDGLKVYTAESDGIISYSVDGFENTKAEDITPDMLNKENYNKKEQKNNTKIKSGDSVYKLIKDDDWTLVIALSKQSVKDLTDASSVQVRFPKDNETMTAAFSMKKVKGTWLGYLAFDNSMVRYAQDRFVDVELIMADHTGLKIPKSAVTKKNFYVISEDYLTQGGNSNSTGVLIDTGKENAQFQSVDIYYRDTSTGSVYIDPDDFEENTTLRKPDSSDTCQLNKTRKLKGVYNINRGYAVFRQVQILCESDEYYIVQSGDDYGLSNYDHIALTGKDVHEGDVIS; encoded by the coding sequence ATCGGAATCGTCATTTTTGGGGTTATATTTATTTATCTTCTTGTGACGGTTCTGATGTATCTGACCGCAAAGCACATTTCTGTTTATGAAGTACGTGAGGGTTCGATCGTAAAAGATACTTCTTACACCGGTCTAGCCATTCGTAACGAAACGGTCGTACATTCCAAAGGGAAGGGTTATGTTAATTACTTTATTTCAGAAGGAAACAAAGTCGGTGCCAAAACACAGGTTTATTCCCTGTCTGACCAGAAACTTCAATTTGAAACAAATACAAACAACACACAAAAATTAACCTCCAGTGAACAGTCGGCAATCAGTCAGAAGACACAGACTTTCTGCGAAAATTATACCGACGGAACCTTTGGGGATGTATATACTTTAAAGAACAATATTTCCGGAGTTCTTGAAGGCAAGTCTAATCAGAATCGTCAGACGCAGATCGCGGCTTTGACGGAATCAGATCTTGATGGTTTGAAAGTATATACCGCTGAGTCCGACGGAATTATCAGCTATTCTGTAGATGGTTTTGAAAATACAAAAGCAGAAGATATAACCCCTGATATGCTCAACAAAGAAAACTACAATAAAAAAGAGCAGAAGAATAATACGAAAATCAAATCTGGTGATTCAGTATATAAATTGATCAAAGATGATGACTGGACACTTGTGATTGCTCTAAGTAAACAATCAGTAAAAGATTTAACTGATGCTTCCAGCGTTCAGGTCCGTTTTCCGAAAGATAACGAAACTATGACAGCGGCTTTTTCCATGAAAAAAGTAAAAGGCACCTGGCTTGGATATCTGGCATTTGATAATTCTATGGTTCGTTATGCCCAGGATCGTTTTGTAGATGTAGAGCTTATTATGGCAGATCATACCGGACTTAAAATACCAAAATCTGCAGTCACCAAAAAGAATTTTTATGTGATCTCAGAAGACTATCTTACACAGGGTGGTAACAGCAACAGCACAGGAGTATTGATCGATACCGGGAAGGAAAATGCACAGTTCCAATCAGTCGATATCTATTACCGAGATACATCAACCGGTTCTGTTTATATAGATCCTGATGATTTTGAAGAAAATACAACACTTAGAAAGCCTGATTCATCGGATACCTGCCAGTTAAACAAAACCCGGAAGTTAAAAGGTGTATATAATATTAACCGTGGTTATGCCGTATTCCGACAGGTACAGATTCTGTGCGAAAGCGATGAATATTATATTGTTCAAAGTGGTGATGACTACGGACTTTCCAATTATGATCACATTGCTCTGACGGGTAAGGACGTACATGAGGGCGATGTAATATCCTGA
- a CDS encoding cell division protein SepF: protein MGVLDKFLSIMKLDDGDDEYDEDEFFDDDEYDDDYEEKPKRSLFHKNTKDNDKDFDEDDEDDYTAPVKSKSAFSNNKVTPMRQPSRRSSVNMEVCVIKPTSVEDSREITETLLSGRTVILNLEGLDLEIAQRIIDFTSGATFAISGNLQKISNYIFLVTPTNVDISGDLQDLLNTSLDSSSMRSRF from the coding sequence ATGGGAGTATTAGATAAGTTCTTAAGTATCATGAAGTTAGACGACGGAGATGATGAATACGATGAGGATGAATTCTTCGACGATGACGAATATGATGATGATTATGAAGAAAAGCCCAAGAGAAGCCTCTTTCATAAAAACACCAAAGACAATGATAAAGATTTCGATGAAGACGATGAAGACGATTACACAGCACCTGTGAAGTCCAAATCTGCATTCTCTAATAATAAAGTAACTCCGATGCGTCAGCCTTCAAGAAGAAGCAGTGTAAATATGGAGGTTTGCGTGATCAAGCCAACTTCTGTAGAAGATTCAAGAGAGATTACAGAGACTTTATTAAGTGGACGTACCGTTATTTTGAATCTTGAGGGACTGGATCTTGAGATTGCTCAGCGTATTATTGATTTTACTTCAGGAGCTACATTTGCAATCAGTGGTAACCTGCAGAAAATTTCTAATTACATATTCCTGGTAACACCTACAAATGTTGATATATCTGGAGATCTTCAGGATTTGCTTAACACTTCTCTGGATTCTTCATCTATGAGGTCAAGATTTTAA
- a CDS encoding YggS family pyridoxal phosphate-dependent enzyme, with protein sequence MLKENLEKVEENIQAACDRAGRKRDEVTLIAVSKTKPVEMLQEAYDLGVRINGENKAQELASKYEVLPKDIHWHMIGHMQRNKVKYIIDKVDLIHSVDSVRLAETIDKEAEKHGVIANILIEVNVAKEESKFGLMPEEVPEFVEKIAGFPHIRVKGLMTIAPFVENPEENRPIFAHLRKLSVDIAKKNIDNITMSILSMGMTNDYQVAIEEGATMVRVGTGIFGARDYTHQV encoded by the coding sequence ATGTTAAAAGAAAATCTGGAAAAAGTAGAAGAAAATATACAGGCTGCATGTGACCGTGCCGGACGTAAAAGAGATGAAGTTACTCTGATCGCCGTAAGCAAAACAAAACCTGTAGAAATGCTGCAGGAGGCCTATGACCTTGGAGTCCGTATAAACGGAGAAAACAAAGCACAGGAACTGGCTTCTAAATATGAAGTCCTTCCAAAGGATATTCACTGGCATATGATTGGGCATATGCAGCGTAATAAAGTAAAATACATTATTGATAAAGTTGATCTGATTCATTCTGTAGATTCTGTCCGACTCGCAGAAACAATTGATAAAGAAGCAGAAAAGCACGGTGTTATTGCCAATATATTGATTGAAGTAAATGTCGCAAAAGAAGAAAGTAAATTTGGTCTCATGCCGGAAGAGGTTCCTGAATTTGTAGAAAAGATTGCCGGATTTCCTCATATCCGCGTAAAGGGATTAATGACAATTGCTCCATTTGTAGAAAATCCAGAAGAAAACAGACCGATTTTTGCACATTTAAGAAAATTATCTGTTGACATCGCAAAGAAAAACATTGATAATATTACTATGAGTATTCTTTCTATGGGTATGACAAATGACTATCAGGTGGCCATAGAAGAAGGAGCTACCATGGTCCGTGTGGGAACCGGAATTTTTGGAGCACGTGATTATACTCATCAAGTATAA